In Streptomyces sp. NBC_00878, a single window of DNA contains:
- a CDS encoding N,N-dimethylformamidase beta subunit family domain-containing protein, which produces MGSEQIRRWESGALAHAVTDPFGQGPVPWLRGSEHYFDDTGHVVPWYVDHAPPPGATSPGNRYRDPHRTTGPHLPTPRQTAGDPRTADDVRRQIKGFASTGAAAPGDAIDFHITVDPPQRFSVDIYRIGHYGGDGASKITTSPRLAGIVQPPPLAADRTVSCHHWWLSWRLQIPSYWSVGAYVAVLTTDDGYRSHIPFTVRDNHPADLLLLLPDITWQAYNLYPEDGRTGASLYHAWDEHGRLLGEADAATTVSFDRPFAGAGLPLHVGHAYDFIRWAERYGYDLAYADARDLHAGRVDPTRYRGLVFPGHDEYWSTTMRRTVEIAREHGTSLVFLSANTMYWQAELGPSPSGVPDRLLTCRKRRGPGKPVLWREVDRPEQEILGVQYAGRVPEAHPLVVRNADHWLWEATGAHEGDELEGMVAGEADRYFPRVALPEHQGRMLLSHSPYRDTEGAIRHQETSVYRAPSGALVFASGTFAWSPALDRPGHVDTRVQRATANLLDRICKRD; this is translated from the coding sequence ATGGGGTCGGAGCAGATTCGCCGGTGGGAGTCGGGAGCGCTGGCGCATGCCGTCACCGACCCCTTCGGACAGGGCCCCGTTCCGTGGCTGCGCGGCAGCGAGCACTACTTCGACGACACCGGCCACGTCGTCCCGTGGTACGTGGACCACGCCCCACCCCCCGGCGCGACCTCCCCCGGCAACCGCTACCGCGACCCCCACCGAACCACCGGCCCGCACCTCCCCACCCCGCGCCAGACCGCCGGCGACCCCCGCACGGCGGACGACGTCCGCCGGCAGATCAAGGGCTTCGCCTCCACCGGCGCGGCCGCCCCCGGCGACGCCATCGACTTCCACATCACGGTCGACCCGCCGCAGCGCTTCAGCGTGGACATCTACCGCATCGGCCACTACGGAGGCGACGGCGCCAGCAAGATCACCACCAGCCCGCGGCTCGCCGGCATCGTGCAGCCGCCCCCGCTCGCCGCGGACCGTACGGTCTCCTGCCACCACTGGTGGCTCTCCTGGCGGCTGCAGATCCCGAGCTACTGGAGCGTCGGCGCGTACGTGGCCGTGCTCACCACCGACGACGGCTACCGCTCCCACATCCCGTTCACGGTCCGCGACAACCACCCCGCCGACCTGCTGCTCCTCCTCCCGGACATCACCTGGCAGGCGTACAACCTCTATCCGGAGGACGGGCGCACGGGCGCGAGCCTGTACCACGCGTGGGACGAGCACGGCCGGCTGCTCGGCGAGGCCGACGCCGCCACGACGGTGTCGTTCGACCGGCCGTTCGCGGGCGCGGGCCTCCCCCTCCACGTGGGCCACGCCTACGACTTCATCCGCTGGGCCGAGCGCTACGGCTACGACCTCGCGTACGCAGACGCCCGCGACCTGCACGCCGGCCGCGTCGATCCCACCCGCTACCGCGGTCTGGTCTTCCCGGGCCACGACGAGTACTGGTCGACGACCATGCGCCGGACCGTGGAGATCGCCCGTGAGCACGGCACGTCCCTCGTCTTCCTCTCCGCCAACACCATGTACTGGCAGGCGGAGTTGGGCCCGTCCCCGTCCGGCGTCCCCGACCGCCTGCTCACCTGCCGCAAACGCCGGGGCCCCGGCAAGCCCGTACTGTGGCGCGAGGTCGACCGCCCCGAGCAGGAGATCCTGGGCGTCCAGTACGCGGGGCGGGTCCCCGAGGCCCACCCCCTGGTCGTCCGCAACGCCGACCACTGGCTGTGGGAGGCGACCGGCGCCCACGAGGGCGACGAACTGGAAGGCATGGTCGCCGGTGAGGCCGACCGCTACTTCCCGCGCGTCGCGCTCCCCGAGCACCAGGGCCGCATGCTCCTCTCCCACTCCCCGTACCGGGACACGGAGGGAGCCATCCGCCACCAGGAGACGTCCGTGTACCGCGCCCCGTCCGGTGCCCTCGTCTTCGCGTCCGGCACCTTCGCCTGGTCCCCTGCCCTGGACCGCCCGGGCCACGTCGACACCCGCGTCCAGCGCGCCACGGCCAACCTCCTGGACCGCATCTGCAAACGCGACTGA